The genomic segment CGCCAAGCGACGGCTTCTTCTCAAGTGCAACTTCCGCCCCGCGGACGCCGATTTCTTCTGCTGGAAATACGGCGTCTGGTACAACCTCCTGGACTGCTGCTACCGGCACGCGCGCGAGACCTACCCGGGATGCGCCCCCTGCGGGCAGGGGGCCAGCAATCTGAAATCGAACAAGGAGCGCTACCTGGCGCTCCGGTCCCCGGGTGATCGGCGCCGCAACGGCCGCTGAAGCGGAGCCCTGCCCTGGATCTGATCATCGCCCACGGACAGGTCATCGATGGGACCGGCAGGCCGGCCTTCGAGGCGGACGTCGCCATCGAGGGGGACCGGATCGTCGCCGTCGCCCCCGGCCTGGCGGACGCGGCAGGGGCGGAGCGGATCGAGGCGCGCGGCCGCGTCGTGGCCCCGGGGTTCATCGACCTGCACTCCCACTCCGACCTGTGCCTGACGCTCCCCCTCGAGAGGCAGGCGCCTCTTCTCGAAGGGCGGGTGCGCCAGGGGATCACGACCGAGCTTCTGGGGAATTGCGGCATCGGCTGCGTGCCGCTTTCCGGCGGGACGAAGCCGGACGTCGAGCGGGTTTGCGGCTTCATCACGCCGGACGGAGTGGCGTGGAGCTGGTCCTCGTTCGCCTCGTACCTGGACCACGTCGAGGCCCAGCGGCCCCTGCTGAACGTCGCCTCCCTGGCGGCGCACGGGCCGCTGCGGCTCCTGGCGATGGGGGCGCGGGCGGGCCGACCGGCGCCCGACGAGATGCGCGTCCTCGAGCGGCTTGCCGGCAAGGCGGTCGCGGAAGGGGCCTTCGGGGTCTCCTTCGGCCTCATCTACCCTCCCGGGCAGTTCGCCGACACCGACGAGCTGGTGGGTGTGGCGCGCGCCGCGGGAATGGCCGGCGGGTTCTCCGCTTTCCACCAGCGCGGCAGCAGCCGCGAGACCCTGACGCAGGCGGTCGAGGAGCTGCTCGAGGTCGGGCGGCGGGCCGGCGTCCCGGTGCACCATTCGCACGTCGAGACGGTCGGCCGAAGGGCCTGGGCGGGGACTCCGGACATCCTGGCGGCCGAAGAAGCGGGGCGGCGCGAAGGGATCGACATCACGGCGGACCTCATACCCTATACGGCGGTGTGCACGACGATGCTGGCGCTGTATCCTCCCTGGTCCCTGGACGGGGGCGTTTCGGCGTTTCTCGAGCGGCTTCGGGACAAGGAGCTGCGGCGGCGCATGAAGCGGGAGGTCGCCGAGGCCGCGGCGTCGTGGCCTCCCTGGGAAGGGGAGGGGCGCTGGACGATGAACATCGCGCGCGAGTGCGGCTGGGACCACATCCGCCTGGCGCACGTCGACGGCGCGGCCAACAAGAAGGACGAGCATCTGACGATCGCCGAGCTGGGGCGGCGGCGCGGCGCCGACCCGTTCGACGCCCTCTCGGACCTGCTTCTGGAGGAGCGCGGCGTCGCCACGCAGCTGATCTTCGGGATCTCGGGGGACGAGACGACGGACGAACCGCTGCTTCCGCTGCTGCGCTCGCCGCGGCTGGCGTTCGTGACCGACGCCTGGGAGATCGGCAAGGGGTTTCCGCACCCGGGGGCCTGCGGCGCCTTCCCCCGGGTCCTGGGGCACTACGTCCGGGAGAGGAGGCTCCTGTCCATGGAGGAGGCGGTGCGCAAGATGACCTCCCTGCCGGCGGAGCGCCTGGGGCTGCGGGATCGGGGAGTCGTCCGGGAGGGGTGCAAGGCCGATCTCGTCGTCTTCGATCCGGCTGCCGTCGCCGATCGCTCCACCTTCACCGAGCCGCGGCGGCACGCCGCCGGGATCGATGACGTCCTGATCAACGGCCGGCGCGTGGTGCGAAGCGGCGCCTTCCGGCCGCAGCCGGCGGGCAGGGTCCTGAGGAGGGGCGCATGAGCGCGACGGCGGGTCGCGGCCTCCTGGCGGCGGCCGTCGTCGGCTCCGTCGCGGCGGCCTTGATGTGCGCGGGGGCCGCGACTCCGGGCCCTCCGGCCGGAACGGCGACCGCCATCGACGACGTCATCCGCGCCAACAACAGGGGCGCGGCCCTCATGGAGCAGTTCAAGCACGCGCAGGCGGTGGACGAGTTCAGGAAGGTCACGGCCGGCGCCCCCGGCTGGGCGCCGGGGTTCGTGAACCTGGGCCTCGCGGCCCTCTACGCCCGCGACGCGGCCGGGGCGAAGAGCGCCTTCCTGGAGGCGGTGCGCCTCGATCCGGCCCTGCCGCACGCCCACTACGGCCTGGCCCTGCACTACAAGAATGACGGGAAGACGCAGGAGGCGATCGAGGCGCTCCAGAAGGCCCGGTCGATCGATCCGGAGGACGGCGACATCCTGTACAACCTGGGGCTCCTGCATGCCCGGCAGCGCCAGTTCGAGCCGGCGATCGCCTCCCTGACCCGGGCGCGCGAGGTCGACCCGAACAGCATGTCGGTGCGCTATCAGCTGGCGCGGGCCCTTTTGCAATCCGGCCGGCAGGCCGACGGC from the Candidatus Polarisedimenticolia bacterium genome contains:
- a CDS encoding amidohydrolase family protein → MEARGRVVAPGFIDLHSHSDLCLTLPLERQAPLLEGRVRQGITTELLGNCGIGCVPLSGGTKPDVERVCGFITPDGVAWSWSSFASYLDHVEAQRPLLNVASLAAHGPLRLLAMGARAGRPAPDEMRVLERLAGKAVAEGAFGVSFGLIYPPGQFADTDELVGVARAAGMAGGFSAFHQRGSSRETLTQAVEELLEVGRRAGVPVHHSHVETVGRRAWAGTPDILAAEEAGRREGIDITADLIPYTAVCTTMLALYPPWSLDGGVSAFLERLRDKELRRRMKREVAEAAASWPPWEGEGRWTMNIARECGWDHIRLAHVDGAANKKDEHLTIAELGRRRGADPFDALSDLLLEERGVATQLIFGISGDETTDEPLLPLLRSPRLAFVTDAWEIGKGFPHPGACGAFPRVLGHYVRERRLLSMEEAVRKMTSLPAERLGLRDRGVVREGCKADLVVFDPAAVADRSTFTEPRRHAAGIDDVLINGRRVVRSGAFRPQPAGRVLRRGA